From the Paenibacillus sp. R14(2021) genome, the window ATACTTTATAGCTCGTCGCGTTTGCAACTGCCGACCAAGTCAGCTTAATATCATTTCCGTTCAGGATGCTGAACGCCAGATTTGCCGGCGCTTCGAGCACAATGCCGTTCAATGTTACTACAACTGTGCTGCCTTCTGCAGACTCCCCGAAGCGGCTGGAGAATGCGTGAACCTCATATTGATACTCGCCAGCCGGCATGTTCGTATACGTAACACTCAACCCTGTAACTGTACTCTTCAGTACCTTCTGACCATCTACAATTTGGTACACTTTATAGCTAGTTGCATTCGCTGCCGCATTCCAGCTGAGCTTGAAGTCCTTCACGCTCGTAATGGTTTGGACGACATTAGACGGCGGCTCCATCGTCGGAAATTGAATCGAGAACGAGATTGCTGCGCCTTGAGCCGATTCACCGAATTTACTGGAGAAGGAGTGAATCTCATAGCTGTAATCACCTTCAGGCAATCCGGTGTATGCTGCAGCCGTGCCGGATACCGTACTTTTAAGCACTTTCAGACCATTTACAATCTGATAAACTTTGTAGCTTGTTGCATTCGCTGCCGCATCCCATTTGAGTGTAATATCATTAATGTTTGCAGTTGTATAGCTGAGGTTTGCAGGTGCTTCCATTGAGACTGCATTGACTGTGAGTGCAAGCTGGCTGCCTTCTGCAGATTCGCCAAAATCGGCGCTTACCGAGTGAACCTCATACGTATAATCGCCTGCCGGTACATTCGTATATACAGCGCTTGTACCCGTTACTGTGCTCTTCAGCACTTTCTGGCCACCCATAATCTGGTATACCTTATAGCTCGTTGCAAAAGTTACAGCGTCCCATTTGAGCGTAATATCGTTCGCATTCGCGATCGTAAATCTAAAATTAGTAGGAGCCGTCATTGTTACGGTGTTAATGTTAACTGTAACCTGACTGCCCTCTGCAGATTCGCCGAAACGGCTGCTCTCCGAATGAATTTCATACACGTATTCACCTGCCGGTACATTCGAATAAGCAACGCTTGTACCTGTTACCGTGCTCTTCAGCACCTTCTGCCCGTCAACAAGTTGATAGACCTTGTAGTCTGTTGCATTCGCGGCGGCGTCCCACTTCAACGTCAAGTCATTGCCGTTCGCAAGCGTGTACGTAGAATTGCCAGGAGCCGCCATGGTCGGATGAATGATTTCCGCTTGCACCTGTGCTGAAAGCGGAGACACTCCGTACAACGTGTTGGCCGCAGATACAGCGAACTTGTAGGTGCCTTCCGGTGCGTTCGAGATTGTAAATGTTCGTGCTGTCCCCGATGTAAGCAATTTCTGCTGTCCATCGCTATCCATCTGATAAAGGCTGTAGCTTTCAGCATAAGGTACAGCTGTCCAGCTTAATTTGATGTCATTGACGTTAACAAGCGAATAGCTGAGTGTAGGAGCCGCCATTTCTGGGTAGGAGATTGAAACGGTAATCGGCGCACATGGTCCTGACTCGCCTTCTGCACTTAATGTCGAGACGACATAGGTGTACGAACCTTCTGCAAGATTGTTGACCGTATAACTGTTCGTTGCAGTCGTACCGCGCAATATCAGTTGGCCATCCGTGATTTCATAAACGTTATAGCCTGTAGCGTTCACAACCGAGCTCCATGTCAATTTCGCATCATCCGGCGTGATGAGCTGTGTCGCAAGATTGCTTGGGGGCAAAATACTGCTGCCTGCTGCGCCGAGCACACTTTGGACTGGCAGCAAAAGCAGCTGCAGTACCAGCAGTAGAATCACTAGCGATGATACCTTGCTCGTACATTTGTTCTTCATCTTCATGGACCTACCTCTCTCTTGTGAAAAAAAGAATAAAGCCCAATAAAAATAAGCCTGCTTAACAAGGCTCATAGTATAAGAGAACTATGGTCCCTGTGGCAACCGGCTGCCTTCCGCTAGGTATGGCGGATCAGGCCCTTGGCTTTGCGTCTCACGGTTTCCCGTGATTTGCCTTTTTCACTTGGAATAATTTATACCTATAAAACTATCATAATCAGGATGATGCATTATTTGTATAAGCCAAAACGCCTACATTTGTCAAAAATTGAGTTCATTTATTAGTATAATAGTCCTAATTTTCTAAAGGACTCTTCTAGAATGAAAAACGGCTCTTTCCAACTTAATTAGAAGATGCTTTATGTCAATTTCTCTTTCTCCGGCAGCAACCCTTCTTCCGAGCTAAAATTCCATTTCATTAATAGATAAATTGTGGGCCCTCATCATATCGCCTAATAATGCTATGAGATTTTGTAGTACACCTAACTCATCCGCATTTTCTTGAATATATACTAATCCTCTTGTTGAATGATTTTCTCTTAAATATTGAGATAAAAGTGGTGCTGTTTTCCAATTGTGATCCCCTTTCAATTGAGATTGATTTATTAATTGATCTTCTTCCCCAGGGAAAACAGCCATACCTAAATCATGGGCATAAGATGAGGTTATCAGTTGCGGTTTTCAGAAAAATTTGCCGTTATTTGTGATACGGTTCACCGCGCTGTCTGAACGGCAAGTTTTTAATTGCTCTCATGTCGTTAGACCATACTACTCCCCCATCCATGAATAACCTAGCTAATAGCTATCCTCTCGATCTTCTTCTTTCTCCCATCTTGAATGAAGCGAGGTTATTCATGACCAATTCCTATACAAAAACTAGAATTCGCGAAATCACCCGCCAATTCGGCCTGATTCCGTTGCGTTCAAACTCAATCGCGTCCTTTTACCGAAAAAACGCCATCATCCAGATACAAACCGAAAGTGGAACCTATGGGATAAAGCCCTTTTTTCGGAATTTATTACTCCGCTCGAGTACAATTCATCAAATAAAAACAACTGCAAACTATATACAGCTCTTGATGGATAGCGGTTTCAGCTACATGCCCAAATGGCTCACGAGCAATACCGGAAAGTTATGGACGTTAAACCAAGGAAGGCCCTTCTATATAACCGCTTGGATAAAAGGAAGGAATTTGGAAAACGAACAAGATTTTGAAGCGCTTGGCCGGGCCCTTGCCACCCTACATACGACATCCGGTCGTTTTCTTTCCACTAAGGGGTCGTCTACTCGCAAACAAATCCAAATATGGAGAATTCAAGACCGCCTCTTTCGTAGACGAATGGCAAAGGCAATCCAAACGAATAAACAGAACCACGGATGGTACAAAAAATATGGCAAACACTATAAAATAATTTCGGATCGGGCCTGGGCCGATTTAAGGAACCCGGAGATTGCAGACCTCTTTGAGAAGGAATTGGACCGCCCCGCATTGATACACAACGATATTACTTCACCTAATGTCATTATTTCAGATGACAACTAGCTTTTCATCATCGATTGGGACCATATTAAGGTTGGCTCCATCTACGTTGATGTAGCCAAGGCCCTCATGAACACGACTCAATTTAATCCCGATTTCATACAATCGTTGTTAAAAGGGTACGAAGATCTCTGTCCTTTAGACAGGACCGAGCGCAAACTGATTTCTTCCTTGTACGGATTGCCTCGGGAAGCTTGGCATGCCACTCGGTTCCCTAATCGCCCTAGAAGTCGTGAAATGCTAGAGATTATGGAACAAACATGGTTTCTCCGATTGAAAGCAATTGATTTATTAGAGGAATGGACAAATCAATGAGGAGAAGTGAGTATGAGGGTGTCCATCGGGTCAAGGGTAGAACAAATGTACGGAATAAAAATCAAAGAAACGGTTCAAATACAAGATGTTTACAGGATTCGACCCGCTGACGCGAGCTACTGTTTAAAAAGTTACGTCTTCCCGGAAGAGGAGGTCCGTTTTATTACCCGCATCCTATCCTGCATGGATGAGCATGGATTTACCCGTGGTCAGAGGATTTATCCTACATTGGATCAATCCGCCTGCATGACTCATGATGGCATTTCGTACACGTTAACGAATTGGGTAGACGGACAGAGACCGGTCTTTACAAGGAGCTAGACTTAAAGAATGGGATTCGAACATTGGCCAAATTCCATTCCATTGCTGAAGGATTCCCTGCAGCCGAAGCTCCTGTCGCAAGAATCCGATATTCGGGACTGAACCACGAAGTTTCGGAATATAAACAACTGCTCAGTCAGTACAAAAATACAGGGCATTTAGCAGCGCTTTGTGAGGAAGTGCTGGGCTATTTGCATCAGCCAAAAGTCTTAGAGGCCATCGATGCCGAACAAAAGGCTTCCGCATTTGTTCATGGCGATTACAATTATCCCAATCTGATTAAAGACAAACGACGAAAATTACATTTGATCGACTTTGATAACAGTTCTCTCCACACAAGAATGAAGGATTTGTCCCATATTCTTCATCGAAATTTTGTTTGGAACGGTACGGAGATGCTTCGCTCAATCGACTATTATCAGAGATACCGATAATTAAGCTCTTCTGATATAAACCTTCTGCATGCGCTTTTATCTGCCCCTTACCATGTCGTCCGAAACATGAGGATCGGCGGCATTCGTTCGGCCAACCGGGTTATTCCGACATTAGCGCATATGAAAAAATATCAACGTGAGCTTAGGACGTTATTATAATCAGAAAAAACGCGCTACTTTCTAACGGCTTCATGGAACAGCTTCAACATAAACTTGCCGTCACTTATGATACGGTTCCCCCCGATTTATCTTCACCGCCCGGTACACCTGCTCCAGCAGCACGAGCCGCATGAGCTGGTGAGGCAGCGTCATCCGCCCGAAGCTCAGCCGCTGCTGGGCGCGCTTCAAGACGGCGGGCGCGAGCCCCGTGCTCCCGCCAATGACAAAAGCCACGTGGCTCCGCCCATACGTGGCTAACGAATCCAGCTGGCCGGCGAGGTCCTCGCTCGACCACAGCTCCCCGTCCAGGGCGAGCGCGATCACATGCGCGTCCGCCTTAATCTGCGCGAGCAAGCGCTCGCCCTCGCGCTCGCGCACCTGGGCTTCCTCGGCGGTGCTCATCGTCTCAGGCGCCCGCTCGTCCGCGACCTCCGTGAGCGTCAGCTTCACGTACGGGCCCAGACGCTTCGCGTATTCGGCGATGCCGAGCACGAGATATTTCTCCTTCAACTTGCCTACGGCAGCGATTTGAATATGCATGCGCTACACCACCAAGTAGGCCGAGGCGTTAACGCACTGCCCCAACTCGCACGTCGCCGGCGCTTCCCATGCCGTGAAAGTCGTCGTCGCCAGGTCCACGATATCCGGCGCATCCTCGTATTCGTCCACGAATTTATCGATCGCAAGTTCCACATGCTCTTTACATACACAATACATGAATGCTTTAGCCTCCAGCTCTAATCTCGTCCGTATTTCCTCCATTGTACGCAAAAAAAAATCAGCCCGTCAATCGAGGACCGTCTCCGGCCTCCGAACGAGCTGATTTGCTAGGCGACGATGTCGCTTATTCTTCCGTCTTCTCCGCAAGCTTAAATGTCGTCGTCTGCTTCTTCCCGTCGCGGTAGAACGTGATTTCGATGTTGTCGCCGATGTGCTTCTTCCCGTACAGGTACTTGCGCAGATCCATCGTGCTGCTGATCGGCTGCTTATCCAGCTTCACGATCACATCGTTGAATGCTAGACCCGCTTCCGCCGCCGGTCCGACCGCCTGCAGCACGATCACGCCGTCATGCACGTCGTCCGGCAGCTTGAGCTCGCCCTGCGGCGGAATCAAGCTCTGCTCGCCGCCCGCATCGGCACCGCCTTCCGCAGCGCCGCCGTCCTGACCTGCGGCCGGCGCATCGCCCGTGCCATCGTCCGCGCCATTGTCGCCGGGCTCAATCGCAGCCGCTCCGCCGTCATCGCCGCTCTGCGGCTCGTCGCTGTCCTGCGGCACATCGCCGCCTGCGCTGTCGCCGCCCGCTCCCGCTCCGGCAGCCGCAGCCGCCTGCTGGGCGAAATATTGCGCCAAGTCCATCGTGTACACGCCTAAGTAAGGCCGTTTCACTTTGCCGTATTCCAGCAGGCTTTCCACGATTGGTTTTGCCAAGTGGGACGGAATCGCAAAGCCGACGCCTTCCACGCCGTAATCGGCGATTTTCATGCTGTTGATGCCGACGACATTGCCGTCAAGATCGATCAGCGGTCCGCCGCTGTTGCCTTGGTTAATCGAGGCATCGATTTGGATGACTTCCTGCTCCCAGTCGTAGTTGCCGTCCTGGCTGAGCGAGATCGGAATGATCCGTTTCGTCTTGCTGACAATCCCCATGGAGAGCGAATCGCTCAGACCCAGCGGGTTGCCGATCGCCATGACCCACTGACCCGCTCGCAGATCATCGGATTCGCCGATATGCGCGACCGTATCGATGCCCGAGCCGTCAATCTCCAGCACCGCGAGATCCGTAATCTCGTCCTTGCCGATGATCTTCGCATCCCGCGTCTCGCCGTCGCTCAGCACCGCTTTCACCGCCGCAGCGTCCGCAATGACGTGATTATTCGTAATGATATGCGCCTTGCCCTTTACTTTCTCGAATATAAACCCGGAGCCAAGCGCAGCCTGCTCCAGCTTGGAATCAGAGTCGGCCCCCTTGCCGGTGGACGGCTCCTCCGTCTCTGCCTTACCGCCGCCGGCCGCACCTGCGGGCAGCATCTGCTCGTTAATAATGCTCACGACCGCAGGACGAACCTTCGCCGCTGCGGTGATCGTCTTCTCGAGCGGGTCGTTCATGCCGACGTTCGTCACGCCGGACACCGCTTGGGCCGTGCTTTCACTGCGGTCGAAGCCCGTGAAGAGGCCGAATACGACCACCACGGCAACGGCGCTGATCATGGAGGATGTCAGCGCAATCCGCACCGGCGTCCAGCGCTGCTTGCCGCGGCGCTTGAATGGAGCGGCCTTGCTCTCCCGCACAGCCGAACGGGCACGCCGCGACACACGCGTCGAGTAAAAATCATCATCGAATAAGCTCATCTATCATCGCTCCTCTCGACGCCCGCGGACATCAAGATCATTATTTTACAAGACTAGGAATGATATCGGTAGAATAGACTACACTAAGTAATAGGACGCACCCAATCAAAATCCTATCTTCCCAAGGAGGACAACCCATGCCGCGCAAACCTTCCGCCGCACTGGACCATCTGAATCTCGTCGCCAAACTGGCCGATCTCAAGGAAGACCACTACCGCACCCTGCTGACCCTCAGCGCCATGACGGAGCTGCTGATCGACAAAGGGCTCATAACCCCGGAAGAGCTGGAGCTCAAGGTCCGCTCGCTCGATACCGAGCTGGACGAGCTTATCGTTGCTTCACTTCATCCCATGCCGTAGGCCGGTCATGGTATGTTTTGCGCAGCGGATGCTCTTCCCGCTTGAAGAAATGACCGTTATTCTCTAATATCTCATTCACCGTCATCCGCGCCAGATCAATCAGATTATGATCCAGGCTCAGATGCGCCAGATAGACCCGCTTCGTCCGGTCCGTCATCAACTGGCATAACGCCTCGCCGGCTGCTTCATTCGACAAATGACCGACATCGCTCAGAATCCGCCGCTTAATGTTCCACGGGTAACGCCCCATGCGCAGCATATTCACGTCATGATTCGACTCCAGCACCAGCACATCGGAATCCTCAATCATCCGCCGCACCTTATCGCTCACATACCCGAGATCCGTCGCAAGACTCAGCTTCAAGCCGTCTTCTTCAAACACGTAGCCGACCGGCTCCGCCGCATCATGCGAGATCGCATACGAAGTGGACCGCATCGCGCCGAAATTAATCGTCTCGCCCGTCTCGATAATGACGCGCTGCTCGCTTCCGAGCTGCCCGACATGCCGCTCCAGCGCGCCCCATGTCGCTTCGTTCGCATAGATCGGCACATTGAATTTCCGGGCGAAGGCACCGAGCCCTTTAATATGATCCGAATGCTCATGCGTGACGAGAATCGCATCAATGTTATGGCCCGACACGCCCTGCTCCCGCATGAGCTCTTCAATCCGCTTAACACTCAAACCTGCATCCACAAGCACCGTGGCATCCTGACCCTGCACGATCGTGGCATTCCCCGTCGAACCGCTTCCTAGTACCGTAAATCGAAGTCCCATGCTCTCCTTAAACCTGCCCTTTCCCCTGCTCCCCAAACTTGCCGGCCGCGTAAAAACCTGCAAGCCGCTTGCGAAACGCCGCTTATTCCGTTACAACTTCCCCGCTGATGGCATTCATATAGTACTGCCCGCCATCCTCGAGCAGCACGCGCCACGTCGGCGCCGAAACCTGTGTATCGGAGTTGAAAATCTGCCCGTGATACCCCAGTTTAATGTCCTTGATAACCGCGCCGTAAGGCAGCTGGTTCTCGATCAAGCTCGTAACCACCTTCGTTGCCGGCAGCACCGACTGCGGCGCCGATTTCGGAGGCGGCAGGAGCGTGATGAGATCCTGCTTGTACGCGATGATTTTCTGATTGCTGTAGAACAGCTCCAGCTTTACGTCGAACATCGGGTTGCCGTCAGCCATCCGGTAGAACACGAACTCGCTGTCGCGGTCCGCGCCGAACGTATACTGGTCAAGCTCCGGAATAATCCCGCCGAGGCTCGCCTGCAGCTCCTTCTGAACGAACACGACCTTGCTGTCCACGGGCACCTTCAGCACATGACGCTCGGCCTTGCCAAGCTTGGCCTTCACCCGATAGGTCAAATCCCGCAGCTCCGGCGTTTCCGAAGGAATGCTCGTACCAAGCTTGATCTGCTTTTCCTTCATGAGCGCCTGCGTTTCCGGCCGCAAATCACTGACGTCCGTACTCGTGCGCAGCCCTTCCCGGATATTGGACCAGAGCTGGTATCCAAGCACGAGATTCAGCAGTAAGAACGCGATAATCAGCACACTCTTCGCCCTGCCCCAGTCCATTCCGTCAACTCCCGTCTCACCCTGCAAAATAACGTCCGTCCTATAGGTTACAATCCCGCCGTCGTCTCATGCGCGCTGGACGCCTGACTACCCTGGGCGCCTTAAGCTCCGCCGCCGTTCACTATACCCTGACCGCTCGGCGTACTCCCGCCGTGGGCACTGTCCGCAGCGAGCGGCGCTCCGCCCGGCTCACCCGGCAGCGGCTTATACCCTCCGGGGATTGCATCGAGCAGCGTTTCCTCGCTGTCATCGCTCAGGCGCACCGCCCAGATGGGATGCAGCTGGAGCGTCTTATCTTTGCCCGGCATCGCGAGAAGCGCGGGATACACCGCCTTCACTTCCGTCCTGCGCGCATAATGCGCATAAGCATTGGCCAGCATGGCGCCGCCCGGCAGCCATTCGACCGTACGCTGGTCCGGCTTCTTCTTCAGCGTCAGCATCGACCGCTCGTATTCCGATACGGTACCCTGCTGCAGCCGAAGCTTCATGTTGCCGAACAGGAACGGATTCATCGGAATGATCGGATATGACCCGTAATACTGCTGGAACCGCAGCACCTGCGGATCCTCTAGAATGCCAGCGTGCTCGAAACGATGCATACCGTCCCAGCCGCCGTGCTGATTAACAAACTGGACAGCCGTATACACGTTTTGACTCTCGCTGTCGTCCTGCCCTTGCACCGACGCCGGATTCGTGTAGCTGATCCAGCGCCCGTTCTGCTCGACCTGCAGGCCGCGCTTGCCGTCCGTATAGATCTGCGAGCCGTTGCGGTCGCTGATCGCCCGCGTAACGCCGGGATCGAAGAATAGGTAACTCTGCATCTGCTCGGGCGTGTAGCTGTCGTACCCTACAATCGACGACATCGTCTCTACTGGACCTTCCGGCAGATAGATATCTGGGCTGACCCGCTTGTAATTAACCTGATATTCGCCGTAGCCGACGTACATCTGCACGTCCTGTGCGGTTAAATCCGCTTTCACGGACTCGTAGACCGACACATTGTCCGAGCTGAAGAAGTACGTGCGCACTTCGTCGCGGTCGCTGCTTTTGTAAATCCAGATCCGGTTCACCACGTCGTTCATAAACAGCGAA encodes:
- a CDS encoding phosphotransferase; this encodes MTNSYTKTRIREITRQFGLIPLRSNSIASFYRKNAIIQIQTESGTYGIKPFFRNLLLRSSTIHQIKTTANYIQLLMDSGFSYMPKWLTSNTGKLWTLNQGRPFYITAWIKGRNLENEQDFEALGRALATLHTTSGRFLSTKGSSTRKQIQIWRIQDRLFRRRMAKAIQTNKQNHGWYKKYGKHYKIISDRAWADLRNPEIADLFEKELDRPALIHNDITSPNVIISDDN
- a CDS encoding phosphotransferase translates to MAKFHSIAEGFPAAEAPVARIRYSGLNHEVSEYKQLLSQYKNTGHLAALCEEVLGYLHQPKVLEAIDAEQKASAFVHGDYNYPNLIKDKRRKLHLIDFDNSSLHTRMKDLSHILHRNFVWNGTEMLRSIDYYQRYR
- the rlmH gene encoding 23S rRNA (pseudouridine(1915)-N(3))-methyltransferase RlmH — protein: MHIQIAAVGKLKEKYLVLGIAEYAKRLGPYVKLTLTEVADERAPETMSTAEEAQVREREGERLLAQIKADAHVIALALDGELWSSEDLAGQLDSLATYGRSHVAFVIGGSTGLAPAVLKRAQQRLSFGRMTLPHQLMRLVLLEQVYRAVKINRGEPYHK
- a CDS encoding CxxH/CxxC protein, producing the protein MYCVCKEHVELAIDKFVDEYEDAPDIVDLATTTFTAWEAPATCELGQCVNASAYLVV
- a CDS encoding S1C family serine protease, coding for MSLFDDDFYSTRVSRRARSAVRESKAAPFKRRGKQRWTPVRIALTSSMISAVAVVVVFGLFTGFDRSESTAQAVSGVTNVGMNDPLEKTITAAAKVRPAVVSIINEQMLPAGAAGGGKAETEEPSTGKGADSDSKLEQAALGSGFIFEKVKGKAHIITNNHVIADAAAVKAVLSDGETRDAKIIGKDEITDLAVLEIDGSGIDTVAHIGESDDLRAGQWVMAIGNPLGLSDSLSMGIVSKTKRIIPISLSQDGNYDWEQEVIQIDASINQGNSGGPLIDLDGNVVGINSMKIADYGVEGVGFAIPSHLAKPIVESLLEYGKVKRPYLGVYTMDLAQYFAQQAAAAAGAGAGGDSAGGDVPQDSDEPQSGDDGGAAAIEPGDNGADDGTGDAPAAGQDGGAAEGGADAGGEQSLIPPQGELKLPDDVHDGVIVLQAVGPAAEAGLAFNDVIVKLDKQPISSTMDLRKYLYGKKHIGDNIEITFYRDGKKQTTTFKLAEKTEE
- a CDS encoding MBL fold metallo-hydrolase, coding for MGLRFTVLGSGSTGNATIVQGQDATVLVDAGLSVKRIEELMREQGVSGHNIDAILVTHEHSDHIKGLGAFARKFNVPIYANEATWGALERHVGQLGSEQRVIIETGETINFGAMRSTSYAISHDAAEPVGYVFEEDGLKLSLATDLGYVSDKVRRMIEDSDVLVLESNHDVNMLRMGRYPWNIKRRILSDVGHLSNEAAGEALCQLMTDRTKRVYLAHLSLDHNLIDLARMTVNEILENNGHFFKREEHPLRKTYHDRPTAWDEVKQR
- the yycI gene encoding two-component system regulatory protein YycI — protein: MDWGRAKSVLIIAFLLLNLVLGYQLWSNIREGLRTSTDVSDLRPETQALMKEKQIKLGTSIPSETPELRDLTYRVKAKLGKAERHVLKVPVDSKVVFVQKELQASLGGIIPELDQYTFGADRDSEFVFYRMADGNPMFDVKLELFYSNQKIIAYKQDLITLLPPPKSAPQSVLPATKVVTSLIENQLPYGAVIKDIKLGYHGQIFNSDTQVSAPTWRVLLEDGGQYYMNAISGEVVTE
- a CDS encoding YycH family regulatory protein; the encoded protein is MMDKMKTWVLTALVMMSLIQSYLLAYSMPGLGVTTSPQQGYVKAEPIGDEEKVENVIFPEDMVLHLGKEKHTVLYPASNFYNLIFGKIKSREFKGFQRSIASIVDWDEIRDRDQGLELRFGSGVPVELLSKVLKLEGDSLFMNDVVNRIWIYKSSDRDEVRTYFFSSDNVSVYESVKADLTAQDVQMYVGYGEYQVNYKRVSPDIYLPEGPVETMSSIVGYDSYTPEQMQSYLFFDPGVTRAISDRNGSQIYTDGKRGLQVEQNGRWISYTNPASVQGQDDSESQNVYTAVQFVNQHGGWDGMHRFEHAGILEDPQVLRFQQYYGSYPIIPMNPFLFGNMKLRLQQGTVSEYERSMLTLKKKPDQRTVEWLPGGAMLANAYAHYARRTEVKAVYPALLAMPGKDKTLQLHPIWAVRLSDDSEETLLDAIPGGYKPLPGEPGGAPLAADSAHGGSTPSGQGIVNGGGA